CTCATGATATCTGGTGACAAAAGCAGCATTGCATTCACAAGCCCCGACCCCAAGAAAGCAGACCCGCTGGTGTCCAGCCGCCCCCCTGAAATCAAGACAGCCGCCGATCGCGATGGCGCCAGCGTGGTGGTGTCGTTCTCGAAACCCCAAGGCAAGCTGTTGATTGACAGCGCAACGCCGTTTGATGCGGACAAGGTAGAAATGATTCGGCGCGAGTTAAGCCGCGGCGCACTTAAAATTGATGCCAATGTGGTGGCCGATCGCATGATCAACGACCAGAAGGCTTTGTTGGGGTGATCTTGCCAGCCA
The nucleotide sequence above comes from Limnobacter thiooxidans. Encoded proteins:
- a CDS encoding flagellar biosynthesis anti-sigma factor FlgM; this translates as MISGDKSSIAFTSPDPKKADPLVSSRPPEIKTAADRDGASVVVSFSKPQGKLLIDSATPFDADKVEMIRRELSRGALKIDANVVADRMINDQKALLG